The proteins below come from a single Necator americanus strain Aroian chromosome V, whole genome shotgun sequence genomic window:
- a CDS encoding hypothetical protein (NECATOR_CHRV.G20602.T2), producing the protein MTTKTIHGNSQFQQPSSLRWTWESPGGGFCLTDVGVVPKFYTGSDHRLLRGRFSFTRRAEKAAKFRERNPRTTINWDLFATLAGFWEDSAMGNIDEEYDRLVEHLHDCAKKAESFKTTRRRLSLETLELIRQRGAARAAGNQELTSELARLYREAIKEDLKERRAEVLVEAAEAGKSIRYARRDFASRKTRMTALRNPKGTTIASRRGMEKIIYDFYPDLFDSHVHLPPHHLREDGHVIPEILPSEIRHTVMSVRNRTAPGPDRLRPEHLKSLSPVLINTMARLFTRYLSKCKVPKQWKTSKTVLLYKKGDPHDLGNYRPICLLSVIYKLFTRVVLNRIEKVLDEVQPCEQAGFRNGISTIDHIHTVSKLIEVSREHKMPLCLTFIDLKKAFDSADREAVVEALGNQGVPTHYIKVLRELYTTLENGMRKLEWDDMGVKVDGRQLHHLRFADDIVLITPSISQAERIKRRCSCGTDGSRMPHSRSTERTYPNAPCTECLSGSGIEHGERPDPELDRRRRAAWGAYKSIEDVVKKTRKTRFRAHLFNTTVLPALTYASETWASRKKTR; encoded by the exons atgacgactaagaccatccatgggaactcgcaatttcagcagccctcttctttacgctggacgtgggagtcacccggtggagg gttctgcctgacggacgtcggtgttgtaccaaagttctatacgggatcggaccatcgcctcctccgaggaagattttctttcacaaggagagcagagaaagccgccaagttcagagagagaaatcccaggactaccatcaactgggatctcttcgctacgctagccggcttttgggaagattccgcaatgggcaacatcgacgaggaatatgaccggcttgtcgaacaccttcacgactgcgcgaagaaggctgagagttttaaaaccaccaggaggcgcctgtctcttgaaactcttgagctgatacgccagcgtggagcggcacgagccgcagggaaccaagaactcacgtccgagctcgcaaggctttacagagaggcgataaaggaagaccttaaagagagaagagcagaagtgctggttgaagctgcagaggcggggaaaagcatccgctatgcccgtcgagacttcgccagtcgcaagacgaggatgactgctctccggaacccaaagggaacaaccattgcatcgagacgggggatggagaaaatcatctacgacttctaccctgatctcttcgacagccatgtccacttgcctcctcaccatctgagggaagacggacatgtcattccagagattctcccgtccgaaatacgacatactgtcatgtcggtaagaaatcgtacggcacccggtcccgacagattaagaccagaacacctgaagagcctttcgccagtactcatcaacaccatggcgaggctctttacacgttatctgtcgaaatgcaaggttcctaaacagtggaagaccagcaagaccgtgttgttgtataaaaagggagatccacatgatctcggcaactatcgtccaatctgcctactgtccgtcatctacaagctctttacaagagtggtccttaataggattgaaaaagtcttggatgaagtacagccatgcgagcaagcagggtttcgaaacggaatcagtacgattgaccacattcacactgtttcgaaactcatcgaggtatcacgagagcacaagatgccgctctgtctcaccttcatcgacttgaagaaggcattTGACTCAGCTGATagggaagcggtcgtggaagccttgggcaaccaaggcgtccctactcattacataaaggtacttcgagagttgtaca ccaccctcgagaacggaatgcgaaagttggaatgggacgacatgggagtgaaggttgatggtcggcaactacaccatttgcgctttgctgatgacatcgtactaataacacctagcatcagccaagcggaacgaata aaaagaagatgttcatgcggaacggatggatctcggatgccccattcacgctcaacggaacgaacatatccgaatgcaccatgCACCGAATGTTTATCTGgttcgggaattgaacatggtgaacgacctgaccccgagctggacaggaggagacgagcggcttggggagcatacaagagcatcgaggatgtagtgaagaagaccaggaaaaCCCGgttccgtgctcacctcttcaacaccaccgtacttcctgctttgacctatgcttcggaaacctgggcaagcaggaagaaaacgcgatga
- a CDS encoding hypothetical protein (NECATOR_CHRV.G20603.T1): MGNIDEEYDRLVEHLHDCAKKAESFKTTRRRLSLETLELIRQRGAARAAGNQELTSELARLYREAIKEDLKERRAEVLVEAAEAGKSIRYARRDFASRKTRMTALRNPKGTTIASRRGMEKIIYDFYPDLFDSHVHLPPHHLREDGHVIPEILPSEIRHTVMSVRNRTAPGPDRLRPEHLKSLSPVLINTMARLFTRYLSKCKVPKQWKTSKTVLLYKKGDPHDLGNYRPICLLSVIYKLFTRVVLNRIEKVLDEVQPCEQAGFRNGISTIDHIHTVSKLIEVSREHKMPLCLTFIDLKKAFDSADREAVVEALGNQGVPTHYIKVLRELYSNFTTGISPFYNNIIMDVKRGVRQGDTTSHPKYSQPPSRTECESWNGTTWE; encoded by the coding sequence atgggcaacatcgacgaggaatatgaccggcttgtcgaacaccttcacgactgcgcgaagaaggctgagagttttaaaaccaccaggaggcgcctgtctcttgaaactcttgagctgatacgccagcgtggagcggcacgagccgcagggaaccaagaactcacgtccgagctcgcaaggctttacagagaggcgataaaggaagaccttaaagagagaagagcagaagtgctggttgaagctgcagaggcggggaaaagcatccgctatgcccgtcgagacttcgccagtcgcaagacgaggatgactgctctccggaacccaaagggaacaaccattgcatcgagacgggggatggagaaaatcatctacgacttctaccctgatctcttcgacagccatgtccacttgcctcctcaccatctgagggaagacggacatgtcattccagagattctcccgtccgaaatacgacatactgtcatgtcggtaagaaatcgtacggcacccggtcccgacagattaagaccagaacacctgaagagcctttcgccagtactcatcaacaccatggcgaggctctttacacgttatctgtcgaaatgcaaggttcctaaacagtggaagaccagcaagaccgtgttgttgtataaaaagggagatccacatgatctcggcaactatcgtccaatctgcctactgtccgtcatctacaagctctttacaagagtggtccttaataggattgaaaaagtcttggatgaagtacagccatgcgagcaagcagggtttcgaaacggaatcagtacgattgaccacattcacactgtttcgaaactcatcgaggtatcacgagagcacaagatgccgctctgtctcaccttcatcgacttgaagaaggcattTGACTCAGCTGATagggaagcggtcgtggaagccttgggcaaccaaggcgtccctactcattacataaaggtacttcgagagttgtacagtaacttcacaaccggaatttcgccattctacaataaCATCATCAtggacgtgaagaggggggtccgacagggtgatacaacttcacacccaaaatattcacagccaccctcgagaacggaatgcgaaagttggaatgggacgacatgggagtga
- a CDS encoding hypothetical protein (NECATOR_CHRV.G20602.T1), with amino-acid sequence MPHSRSTERTYPNAPCTECLSGSGIEHGERPDPELDRRRRAAWGAYKSIEDVVKKTRKTRFRAHLFNTTVLPALTYASETWASRKKTR; translated from the coding sequence atgccccattcacgctcaacggaacgaacatatccgaatgcaccatgCACCGAATGTTTATCTGgttcgggaattgaacatggtgaacgacctgaccccgagctggacaggaggagacgagcggcttggggagcatacaagagcatcgaggatgtagtgaagaagaccaggaaaaCCCGgttccgtgctcacctcttcaacaccaccgtacttcctgctttgacctatgcttcggaaacctgggcaagcaggaagaaaacgcgatga